DNA sequence from the Leptospirillum ferrooxidans C2-3 genome:
GATTTGCTCTTGCCAACTTCAACCTGACATCGATCAGTTGTCCCTCGACCCTGATCTGCTACATTGTCGGAAATCAGGGATTGATCGCCCAGACACTTGATGGAGGGGCCACCTTTCAGGTCACCAATGAAACGGTCAATGGTAACCTGACCTTGAACTCCGTCAGCTGCCAGACGGTAACGACTCCTGCCTGTGTTGCGGTTGGAAGCAACAATTCAATGTATATCCTGCCGATCCTTTCCGGGGCATGGACGGCTGTCCTGAATTCCTCATCGTCCGGTGTCGGACCTGCCAACTATGGACAGGTGGCGATTTCTGGCTCAACCATTTTGATCTCGGCTCAAACGACATCCGGGCAGGGTATTCCCGGACTGGTGGTTTCCTCCGATTCCGGGGTGACTTTCCAGTTTTCACCCATTTCCCAGGCAGATGCCCCCCAGGGTATCAGCGGAGTGGCGTGCCAGCTGTCAGGGACCTGCATCGCTGTGGGACCCGGAGCCGTCCTTCAGAGCCAGCTGTCGACCTTGTCCTGGTATCCTGTCGCGATTCCCCAGAGCTTCTCCCAGCAGGCGGGATTCCTTCAGGAAGTTTCTCCGGATCCTTCCGGAAGCTTCTGGTTGACTGGATCATCCGGAACCCTTATCTATCTCTCGAATGGTGTCTCTCAGACATCGACGGGAAATGGTCTCTGGATATTCGAACTGCAAACCCTTCCTGGTTCCGGAATTTCCGAGACCGTTGGCCAAGTGGGTTGCTCAGGATCTTACTCCTGTATTGCAGCGGTCTATTCCCTCTCCGTCAATGGCTCGGTTTATGAAACCGGTGCCCAGATTTCAGGACAGTCGAGCCTCCAGACCCCATAAATTTGATAAAAGTATGTGTTGTTCGTATGCTTGTACCGTTTCTTCTGGGCCGCTGACTCCCAGAACCAGGTTCACAATCAAAAATGAGGAGACGGAGATGTTCAACAAAACCAAAACATGGATTTCCGCGGGTATGCTTGTTGTTTTTATGGGAGTCCTTTCCGGATGTTATGGGCAATATGCCCTGGTTCATCTGCTTTATAAATCCAACGGGACGATCGAGAACAAGTGGGCCCGGTCCGGTGTGAATGCCCTTTTGATCATTTTCCCCGTGTATGCGATTGCAGGTCTGGGTGATGTCATTATCTTCAACACGATCGAGTTCTGGTCCGGAAAAAATCCGATTACAAACTCCCCATCGGTTTCTGGTAAGGCCGATATTCCGCAAAACGGGATGAGGGCGGAAACGACGAAATCCGGAAATCATGTCGTTTTGGCATGGCACTACAGCCAGTCAAGGAAATCTCTGGTCGCCCTTTCGGTTACAAGACCTTCCACTGGAGCGCCTGTCGTCAAGCTTTATCGTTCCCATGCTGTTGACTCTCAGGTGATGGGAGCCGGGGCACATGTGACGGAGACCACCTTCAATGCCGGTCATATGTCCTCAAGAGTTGTGACGGGACTTCCAGGAACGATCTAGTGACCTGTTAGGAAGATCATTCATGCGGTGTTAAGGGGGCAGTAATGCCCCCTTGTTTCTTTACTCTTCCGTTGGGGGAGAAGACGGTCCCGGCGGATTTTCGGTCAATGTATTGATGAATGCTTCCCAACCGGCTTTCAACGCTTTTTTGGTCTGATGTTCGGTCTGGACCATTTCTGTCCGGATTTCTCCTTCTCGCAGTCCTTCGACTGTTTCCTGTGCAAGGGATCGGGCTTTTTTGCGGGCTTCCGGAAGGAAGAGGACCACTGCCGCTGCCCCGGCAAGTGTCCCTGCGACAAAAAACAAAAGGGCATGGGAGGATGAACTCTGGGAATCGGTTTTGTCGCTCAACTGTTTTCTCCTTTGCTTTCATGTTTTGGTGGAGATGGTTGTCCGTTGGGGTTTTTGTAAGCCATGACGGCATTCTTGAGAGCGTGTCCAATCGTTGTTGCCTTTTGAATCATGTTTCCGATCGACGAGACCCGGCTGAAAAGGGAAAAAAGATGTTCAGCTGCTGGTCTGTCGAGACTTTCTTTAATGGACTCGATCCACTGGGTTACCCTCTCTGTGTCACGAAGGATCCCTGAAAGATGGTGAAGGACTGGGAGAGATGATCTGGAAAGCTCTTTTGCGGCTGTCTCAAGTGTCGAAAGAAAAAGAATGATCCGGTAAACAAGGATACCTGTCATGACCAGAAAAATCGCCACGCCGATCAGTATTCCTTCCTGGAAGGAGCTTAGGCCGGAGGGAACTTGTTGGATGCCTGCTGTAGTCATGAATCCTCCAGTATTCAGGATTTTTATGGGATTGATTTTTGATTCTTCCATGATTGAAACTCTAAATCAATTTGTACTTCCTGAAAATGAAAGCCGTCATCCTTGTTTCCTGTTCGGGAGAGCATGCTTTGTCACCTAGGATTCGATCCAATGCTGTTATGGCAGGTGCTCTGATTGTTCTGACTTTGCTGAGCTGGATCTTGTTCAGGCACCATATCCTCCTTCAGGGTGGACAGATTGAAAAGGCCGAGATCTCGGCTTTACCGAAAGATCTTGCCCTTTCAGTCCTGAGACTTCTTGGCGGCTATCTGATTTCCCTAGTCTTTGCCTATTGCTACGGTCTTCTGACGGCGTTGACTCCCTGGGGTGAACGATATCTCCTTCCTGTTCTGGACATCCTTCAGTCCATTCCCATCCTCGGGTTTTTTCCGGCGGTGGTTTTTGTCCTGGCTCATCTTTTTTCCAATCCGCTCCATGGTGTGGAGCTTGCGAGTATGGTCCTGATTGCGACGAGTATGGCATGGAACATGGCGTTTGCCGTTTTTGAATCCATCAGGACCGCTCCTCATGAGTTTTCCGAGCTGATGAGGCAGATCCAGGCTCCATGGTGGATCAGGCTTTCAAGGTATTTGATTCCGGTAACGATTCCAAAGATGGTTTATAATTCCATCCTGTCCTGGGCACAGGGATGGTATTTTCTGATCGCCTGCGAAATGATCTCCCTTGGTTCTGTCCACTATCAGCTTCAGGGGTTGGGAAGCTTCCTGGTGTCGGCAACCGCTTCCGGGAGTATGGGGCTTGCGATACTCGGAATACTGACATTGATCGTATCGGTGGTCCTGTTCGACTTTTTTCTGTTTCGGCCCGTTATGGTATGGGCGGAGCGATTCAGGATCGAGCAGAACTCATCATCCTTTGACAGGGTCGAATCCCCTTTTCGGGATTTCCTGATGGATGCGACGATTCTCGAGCAACCAAGAAAGTTTTTGGGAAAAATGCGCTCGTTTTTTTCCGATGCTATGGACCGCCGGTTCTTCCAGCTTGAGTCCTATGGAAGAAAGATGGAAGGAAAATCTCCGGGGGGAATGCGGATCTTTTCCAGGGCCCTGCCGGCCCTTTCCGTCATTTTTGTTGGTTTTCTGGGGGCATTGGCTGTCCGTTCCCTTTTTCGGGAGCTCTCCAGGGGGATTCCATGGAGTGGTCTTTCAGAGCTTCCTCTGGATCTTCTTTTTTCCATTTTTAGACTCTTGGCAGGGTATTTTCTCTCCCTCTTGTGGACGGTTCCGCTTGCCTACATGGTTTTTCGCTTTCCCAGACTTCACAGGACAGTCATGCCGGTGGCCCAGATCATGGCATCTGTTCCGGCAACCGCTCTTTTTCCCTTTATCATCGTACTGGTCGTCAGGACAACCAACAGCATGAATCTGGCATCGATCATCCTGTTACTGTCCGGGATGCAGTGGTATCTTCTATTCAACCTTCTTGCCGGGGTCGGATCATTTCCTGCCGAGATGCGGGAAGTCTCCCAGACACTTGGACTGTCCGGGATGATTTTTATCAGGAAGGTTTTCCTGCCCTTCCTGTATCCGTCATTGCTGACCGGTTCCATCACGGCGTTCGGGGGTGGGTGGAATGCATTGATCGTCGCCGAATATGTGGTGTATGACAATAAGGATTATGGAGTCAGGGGAATCGGGGCTTTTTTGGACCGGGCAACATACCATTCGGGAAATGAAATTTTGGTGGTCGCGTCACTTTTATTGATGACTGGAGTCGTTGTCATGCTCAATCGCCTGTTCTGGACACCGCTGTATGAACGGGTGACCAATAAATATGGTTATCATGGCTGAACCGTTTCTTGAACTGTCGATGATTTCCCAGGAATTTCTGGAAGAGGGCCGCAACAATCTCGCCATTCGGGATCTCTCCCTATCGATTGACGAGGGGGAGTTTGTTTCGATTGTGGGCCCTTCCGGTTGCGGGAAAAGTACCCTACTCAGGATTTTGCAGGGACTGATCTCCCCCACGCGGGGTGAGGTTCTCTACAGGGGCAGCCCATCCCTAGGTGTCAATGGAGACATGGGGATGGTTTTTCAGGGATTCGCGCTGTTCCCATGGATGACGGTTCGGGAAAACGTTGGAATCGGTCTTGTTGCCCAGGGGCTGCCCAAGTCCGAAATCTCCCGAAGCGTTGCTTTCTACATTGACAAGGTGGGGCTTGAAGGGTACGAGGAAGCTTATCCAAGGGAACTTTCCGGAGGAATGAAACAGAGGGTCGGGATCGCCCGGGCCCTGTGTATGGAGCCAGCGATCCTTTTGATGGACGAGCCCTTTTCCAATCTGGATGCATTGACGAGCCTCACTCTCAGGGATGAGGTACTGATGCTTTGGCAGGACCCTGAGATGTCTGTCCGGACAATCATCATGGTGACTCATATCATTGAAGAGGCGATATTGATGTCCGACAGGGTCGTTGTTCTTTCGCGAAGGCCAACGCATGTTGTGGAGGAGATCTCGGTCGACCTCCGGCGGCCAAGGGATCGGCGCCATCCCGACTTTGACCGGCTGTCGGACCGGATCTTTTCCCTGATTTCCTGAAAGATTTTTGTTTTCGTATGGATGGACAAGTTTTTTGATGTCTCGAAAAGAGACGCATCCGCCTCCATTGGGGAGACGGTTTTTACCATTTTGAAGGAGGTTTTATGGAAGGGGATCCCGATTCGCATCCGGGTATGAGTCGAATCGTAGGACTTTTAAAGGTCCTTGATCAGAATGGAGGGGAAGAGGACCTCTATCAGCTTGGCGTGGATCTTCATCTTGAGCTCGGGGAAGAGCTGCAGCTCGTTCGGGCGGCGGAGTCACTGGGGTTCGTTCTGACACCCGGATCAGCAATCATTCTGACCAAGATCGGTCGGGATTTGATTGGTGCCGATATCAATGGGAGAAAGAAGCTCTTCAGGGAAAGGATTCTGACGTTGCCTCTCTTTCAGCTGGTCGCCAAATGGCTGGAAGGGGAGAAGGAAGGACTTCCTGCTGATGAGGTCCGCCAAAGGATTGCGGAAGCTTTTCCCGGAGAAGATCCCCATATGAGCTTTTTATTGCTGGTGAACTGGGGACGATACTCGGAGCTTTTCGGGTATCGGGCAGATCGGGAGGAAATCTATCTCGACAGGGGGGATTAAACTGGGGGTGCACGATCGTCGGATTAGAAAATCCTGGGAAGATGTTTTCGGGGGACTCCTTTTTGTCAGGGAGAAGTGAAACCTGTTTTTTGTTAGGATGTTTCCTCATCCATTTTTTTCCGTTTGGCTTTGAGAAGTTCTATGTGTTTTTCAAGGGCCAGAATTTCTTCGTCGAGCTGTTTTTTCCTCAGGTGCAGAGGAGGAAGTTCGGCTTTTTGGCGCATCAGGGCGTGTTTTCTGTCCCTTGACCAGAGAATGATGCCGGCAAGGGTCACAAGGGAAAGAATAACCGTTGCCACGGTAAACATCCGGAACAGGTCATTATTCATTCGGACCTCCCAAAGAGCATTCTTGATCCTCTCAAAACGTTCCCATGGTGGTTGAAAACTTGTCTCATACAGAACCTCCCCATCTTAATGCCCGAAAGATCAAAGCTCAAGGGACTTCTAGAAGCGAGCAAGAGATTTTTTATCTGGCGCAGAGTCTTTTTCGCCTGGACCACCTGGGCAAGCAGAAAACCCCCCACCTCCTTTCCAGAACATTTCGGGAAGGTTTGTTTTTCGAGGAGGAGTTTCGCTCCAAAACGAATTTTTGGCGGGAAAAGGCGCTGGTTGTTCTTGACAAGTGCGAACAACTGGGGTTAAAGATGATCACTGTCGGAACGGGTTACCCGCCCCTTCTGGAAAAGCTTTCTGATCCCCCCAAGGCCTTTTTTGTTCAGGGAGAGATTTCTTCCCTCTTTCACCCGTCCATTGCAATGATCGGATCTCGTGATGCACCATCTGTTGCCCTGGAAAGTTTCTCACGGTTGTCGGGAGATATAGCGCGCTTTGGGCTGTCGATCGTTTCGGGACTCGCGGCAGGAATGGATGGCGCAGCCCACAGGGGGGCCCTCGATGCGGGCGGGCTGACGGTTGCGGTTGTCGGGTGCGGTCTGGATCGGGTATATCCTCCTGCCAACAGACGCTTGGCCCAGGACATTCTTGACGGGGGAGGGGCTCTGGTGAGTGAATATCCTCCAGGAGATCCTCCTTCAGCTTGGCACTTTCCTTTCAGGAACAGGATTATCGCAGGCCTTTCGGCCGGAGCTGTCTGCGGTGTGCATAGACGATTTTCGGGAACGTCCATCACTGTGAGGGTTGCTGTTGAGGAAAACCGGGATTTGTTCGTATTTTTTGATGAACAATCCGGAGGTGCTTTTGATGGTCCACTGCACTTGATGGAGCAGGGAGCCCGAAGAGTTTATGATGCGGAGGATATTATCCTCGGCCTGGGTGGAAGACTTCCGGTCGGGGAAGCGGATCTTTTCTAATACCTGATGGATGGGACTGTCGGATGGGTTCCAGAGTGGGTTGGCCAATGTTTGAAGGTACTGTCTAAGGGGAAAAATGGCCACAAAAAGTAAGGAAGATACTGTCAAGAAGAAGTCCACAAGGGCGGTGAAGGAGTCTTCATCTCCAGCGGCCAGGAAAACGGTCAGAAAAAAGCTGGTGGAGGGAAAGACGACTTCTTCGGGCGGAACACTCATTGTCGTCGAGTCTCCGACGAAAGCGAGAACGCTCACGAAGATCCTTGGTCCATCCTATTCCGTGAGGGCCTCCGTCGGTCATCTGAAAGACCTTCCGCCTTCCAGGCTTGGTGTTGATCTCGACAAGGGTTTCGAGCTCGAGTTCATCGTCAACAAGGACAAGAAGGCGATCCTGTCCGATATTCTCAGTCAGGCAAAAAATGCATCGGAGATTTACCTTGCATCCGATCCTGATCGTGAAGGGGAGGCGATTGCCTACCATATTGCGTCAGAGCTGTCGGGGCTCAATCGCCCCATCCGCAGGGTTCTGATCCATGAGCTGACCGAATCGGGAATACGTCATGCATTGTCCTTGCCAGGGGATATCGATGGGCACAAGGTGGAAGCCCAGATGGCCCGGCGTGCGCTTGACCGTATTGTGGGGTATACCCTTTCGCCCCTTCTCTGGGATCGTGTCCGTCGCGGTCTTTCGGCGGGGAGGGTTCAGTCCGTCGCGGTCAGGCTGATCTGTGACCGGGAAGAGGCGATCAGGGCATTTCGCCAGGAAGAATATTGGACAATTGAGTGTCTGTGCCAGGTCATTGATGCTTCCGCCTCTTCCAAAAGTGAGACCTTCCGTGCCCGTCTTGAGCGGGTAGCAGGGGAAAAGCCACAGCTTTCGAATGGGGAAGCGGCCCATGAAACGGTTCTTCGACTCCAGGAGGAGAGCTTCCGCATCGCTTCTGTCGAGTCGACGGAGAAAAAGCGGAATCCTTCCCCCCCGCTCACCACAAGCCGACTCCAGCAGGAAGGGGCCAACAGGTTTCGTTTTGCCGCCAGACGGACAATGATGGCTGCACAGAAGCTTTACGAGGGGATCGATCTTCCCGGAACAGGACCTGTTGGTCTGATTACCTATATGAGGACGGATTCGATCCGGATTGCTCCCGAAGCCCAGGACGCTGCCAGAAAATGGATTTCATCCCACCATCCGGACGCCCTTCCGAAGACGCCTAATGTGTTTAAAAATCGAAAGGGAATCCAGGATGCGCATGAAGCTATCCGCCCGAGTGATCCGTCCCGGACGCCCGAGTCCCTGAAGGGTGTTCTTGACGGGGATCTTTTCAAGGTCTACGACCTGATATGGCAGCGATTCATGGAAAGCCAGATGAGCCCTGCCCGCTATCTTCAGACTGTTGCCCTGATCGAGGGAAACAAAAAAGATGTTCTCAAGGCATCGGGAAGGGTCCTTCTTGATCCTGGTTTCCTGAGGCTTCGTGGAGAAACGGTCACCGTTGAGGGAGATCAGACGGAATCAGCGGAAGAAGGTGTGCTTCCACCCCTTTCGGAAGGTCAGGGGATCGATCTGAAAAAAATTCTTCCTGAACAGCATTTTACCGAGCCGCCGCCCCGATATTCCGAAGGAACACTCATCAAGGAACTCGAGGAGAAGGGGATAGGACGCCCCAGTACCTTCGCGACGATCATGTCGACCATCCTTGAACGGGAATATGTCGAAAAAAAGGAATCGCGCTTTTTTCCGACCGATCTCGGTGAGAGGGTGAACAAGCTTCTTGTGGCCTCCTTTCCGGATCTTGTGAGTCCCGGGTTTACGGCCAAAATGGAAGAGGAGCTTGATTCCGTGGAAGAGGGACGCCGGGACTATCAGACCATTGTGGGAGAGTTTTATCAGCCCTTTCATGAAAGCCTGTCAAAAGCTCGGTCCGGGGGAATGGAAAACCTCAAGCAGGCTTCTCTTCCAACCGATATCGACTGCCCGGCATGCGGCAAGAAAATGGTTCGTAAATGGGGTAAAAATGGCGGCTATCTCGCCTGTTCCGGCTATCCAGAATGCAAGACCAGCATGAATTATATCGAAGATGAGAACGGTATCCATCCGGATCTTCCAAAGACACTCGTCGACGAGCTTTGCGAGGTTTGCGGAAAGCCGATGGTGATCAAAAAGGGGCGTTTCGGGACCTTCCTCGCTTGCACCGGATACCCGACCTGCAAGACAACCCGGCCATGGCCTCCCAAGGACGAGCATAAAGTTCCACTTCCCCCTGTTCCCGAAAACACGCTTCCATGTGAGGTTTGCGGGAAACCCATGGTGGTCAGGAAAGGACGTTTCGGCCCCTTTTTGGCGTGCACCGGGTATCCAAAGTGCAAGACGGCGCGACCCATGCCAACGGGGATTCCCTGCGCCGAGCCGGGATGCAAGGGAGAAATCGTACCCAGACGGGGTAAGAGGGGCATCTTTTACGGATGTAGCGAGTACCCGACGTGTACAGCCACATTTGCTGGACGACCGGTTCTGAAGCCCTGTCCGGTTTGCGACCATCCATTTCTTGTCGAGTCGGGAAAGTCTTCGAATGGGGTCTTGGTCTGTCCCAGGGAAGGTTGTGGTTATGAGTCGACTCCGGACTGATCTGCCTGTTGTGACGGTCATCGGTGCAGGGCTTGCTGGCACCGAGGCCGCCCTTTCCCTGTCCTCGCTTGGACACAGGGTCAGACTTTTTGAGATGAGACCTGTTTTGATGTCGGGTGCCCATAAAACGGCTCTCGCTGGTGAGCTTGTCTGTTCAAATTCCCTAAAAAGCCTTGATCCCCTTACACCACATGGACTTTTAAAAGAAGAGCTTCTGGCGCTCAACTCTCCTGTGATTGAAGCGGCTGTCTCCTCCAGAATACCGGGTGGTGGTGCCCTTGTTGTGGACAGGGATCGTTTTGCAACGCTTCTTGATGGTCGGCTTTCCTCGGATCCCGATATCCAGGTGATACGGGAGCCTGTCCTGAAACTGCCATCGGTGAGGCCGCTGGTGATTGCGACCGGTCCACTGACTCATCCTGCCCTGATGGACGATCTCGTCCGATACCTTCCGGGAATGAAGCTCTCCTTTTATGATGCGATCGCTCCTATTGTCGATGCGGAAAGTCTTGATCTGGAATCTCTCTACCCTGGAGATCGCCACGGTGTGCCCGGTCAGGGAGACTACCTGAATGCGCCGATGTCGCAGGAGCTCTATCATGCGTTTTGTCAGGAGATCCTGCTTGGGGAAAAAGTTCCTCCCCATGAGGGGGTCGAGGACGACCCTGCATCCTTGAGGGCGTTTTCTGCCTGTCAACCGATCGAATCCCTCGTCGAGTCCGGAATGGAAACGCTGGCTCATGGCCCCTTAAGGCCGGTGGGTCTTCCGGATCCCCGGACGGGAGAAAGACCTTATGCGGTTGTCCAGCTCAGGAGAGAGACTCTTTCCGGATCCGCCTATAACCTGGTGGGTTTTCAGACCCGACTCAAGCAGGGGGAACAGGCCCGGATCTTTCGGATGATTCCCGGGCTATCAAACGCCAGTTTTCTTCGCTTTGGATCCCTTCACCGAAATACGTTTGTCGATGCCCCCTCGCTCCTTATGGCAGACCTTTCGATCAGGGGACTTCCCGGGGTCTATATTACCGGCCAGCTTCTTGGCGTTGAGGGATATACGGAATCTGTCGCAATGGGGCATATGACAGCGATGGCGGTACATGCTTCCTGG
Encoded proteins:
- the trmFO gene encoding methylenetetrahydrofolate--tRNA-(uracil(54)-C(5))-methyltransferase (FADH(2)-oxidizing) TrmFO codes for the protein MSRLRTDLPVVTVIGAGLAGTEAALSLSSLGHRVRLFEMRPVLMSGAHKTALAGELVCSNSLKSLDPLTPHGLLKEELLALNSPVIEAAVSSRIPGGGALVVDRDRFATLLDGRLSSDPDIQVIREPVLKLPSVRPLVIATGPLTHPALMDDLVRYLPGMKLSFYDAIAPIVDAESLDLESLYPGDRHGVPGQGDYLNAPMSQELYHAFCQEILLGEKVPPHEGVEDDPASLRAFSACQPIESLVESGMETLAHGPLRPVGLPDPRTGERPYAVVQLRRETLSGSAYNLVGFQTRLKQGEQARIFRMIPGLSNASFLRFGSLHRNTFVDAPSLLMADLSIRGLPGVYITGQLLGVEGYTESVAMGHMTAMAVHASWGGERLPAETILPPGETALGSLLTGLSNPSGGVFCPINLHFGLFPEPGKRGQGKNAQESRRQTIVRNAQEAFSVWRKKTASDALHGEACGR
- a CDS encoding AAA-associated domain-containing protein codes for the protein MEGDPDSHPGMSRIVGLLKVLDQNGGEEDLYQLGVDLHLELGEELQLVRAAESLGFVLTPGSAIILTKIGRDLIGADINGRKKLFRERILTLPLFQLVAKWLEGEKEGLPADEVRQRIAEAFPGEDPHMSFLLLVNWGRYSELFGYRADREEIYLDRGD
- the dprA gene encoding DNA-processing protein DprA produces the protein MSHTEPPHLNARKIKAQGTSRSEQEIFYLAQSLFRLDHLGKQKTPHLLSRTFREGLFFEEEFRSKTNFWREKALVVLDKCEQLGLKMITVGTGYPPLLEKLSDPPKAFFVQGEISSLFHPSIAMIGSRDAPSVALESFSRLSGDIARFGLSIVSGLAAGMDGAAHRGALDAGGLTVAVVGCGLDRVYPPANRRLAQDILDGGGALVSEYPPGDPPSAWHFPFRNRIIAGLSAGAVCGVHRRFSGTSITVRVAVEENRDLFVFFDEQSGGAFDGPLHLMEQGARRVYDAEDIILGLGGRLPVGEADLF
- a CDS encoding ABC transporter permease subunit translates to MSPRIRSNAVMAGALIVLTLLSWILFRHHILLQGGQIEKAEISALPKDLALSVLRLLGGYLISLVFAYCYGLLTALTPWGERYLLPVLDILQSIPILGFFPAVVFVLAHLFSNPLHGVELASMVLIATSMAWNMAFAVFESIRTAPHEFSELMRQIQAPWWIRLSRYLIPVTIPKMVYNSILSWAQGWYFLIACEMISLGSVHYQLQGLGSFLVSATASGSMGLAILGILTLIVSVVLFDFFLFRPVMVWAERFRIEQNSSSFDRVESPFRDFLMDATILEQPRKFLGKMRSFFSDAMDRRFFQLESYGRKMEGKSPGGMRIFSRALPALSVIFVGFLGALAVRSLFRELSRGIPWSGLSELPLDLLFSIFRLLAGYFLSLLWTVPLAYMVFRFPRLHRTVMPVAQIMASVPATALFPFIIVLVVRTTNSMNLASIILLLSGMQWYLLFNLLAGVGSFPAEMREVSQTLGLSGMIFIRKVFLPFLYPSLLTGSITAFGGGWNALIVAEYVVYDNKDYGVRGIGAFLDRATYHSGNEILVVASLLLMTGVVVMLNRLFWTPLYERVTNKYGYHG
- a CDS encoding YtxH domain-containing protein, with product MSDKTDSQSSSSHALLFFVAGTLAGAAAVVLFLPEARKKARSLAQETVEGLREGEIRTEMVQTEHQTKKALKAGWEAFINTLTENPPGPSSPPTEE
- a CDS encoding ABC transporter ATP-binding protein, with amino-acid sequence MAEPFLELSMISQEFLEEGRNNLAIRDLSLSIDEGEFVSIVGPSGCGKSTLLRILQGLISPTRGEVLYRGSPSLGVNGDMGMVFQGFALFPWMTVRENVGIGLVAQGLPKSEISRSVAFYIDKVGLEGYEEAYPRELSGGMKQRVGIARALCMEPAILLMDEPFSNLDALTSLTLRDEVLMLWQDPEMSVRTIIMVTHIIEEAILMSDRVVVLSRRPTHVVEEISVDLRRPRDRRHPDFDRLSDRIFSLIS
- the topA gene encoding type I DNA topoisomerase codes for the protein MATKSKEDTVKKKSTRAVKESSSPAARKTVRKKLVEGKTTSSGGTLIVVESPTKARTLTKILGPSYSVRASVGHLKDLPPSRLGVDLDKGFELEFIVNKDKKAILSDILSQAKNASEIYLASDPDREGEAIAYHIASELSGLNRPIRRVLIHELTESGIRHALSLPGDIDGHKVEAQMARRALDRIVGYTLSPLLWDRVRRGLSAGRVQSVAVRLICDREEAIRAFRQEEYWTIECLCQVIDASASSKSETFRARLERVAGEKPQLSNGEAAHETVLRLQEESFRIASVESTEKKRNPSPPLTTSRLQQEGANRFRFAARRTMMAAQKLYEGIDLPGTGPVGLITYMRTDSIRIAPEAQDAARKWISSHHPDALPKTPNVFKNRKGIQDAHEAIRPSDPSRTPESLKGVLDGDLFKVYDLIWQRFMESQMSPARYLQTVALIEGNKKDVLKASGRVLLDPGFLRLRGETVTVEGDQTESAEEGVLPPLSEGQGIDLKKILPEQHFTEPPPRYSEGTLIKELEEKGIGRPSTFATIMSTILEREYVEKKESRFFPTDLGERVNKLLVASFPDLVSPGFTAKMEEELDSVEEGRRDYQTIVGEFYQPFHESLSKARSGGMENLKQASLPTDIDCPACGKKMVRKWGKNGGYLACSGYPECKTSMNYIEDENGIHPDLPKTLVDELCEVCGKPMVIKKGRFGTFLACTGYPTCKTTRPWPPKDEHKVPLPPVPENTLPCEVCGKPMVVRKGRFGPFLACTGYPKCKTARPMPTGIPCAEPGCKGEIVPRRGKRGIFYGCSEYPTCTATFAGRPVLKPCPVCDHPFLVESGKSSNGVLVCPREGCGYESTPD
- a CDS encoding DUF3332 family protein, whose translation is MFNKTKTWISAGMLVVFMGVLSGCYGQYALVHLLYKSNGTIENKWARSGVNALLIIFPVYAIAGLGDVIIFNTIEFWSGKNPITNSPSVSGKADIPQNGMRAETTKSGNHVVLAWHYSQSRKSLVALSVTRPSTGAPVVKLYRSHAVDSQVMGAGAHVTETTFNAGHMSSRVVTGLPGTI